The DNA window CCATGCTCAGATCGAAGGCATCGTCGAGGGAATCGATGCCGAAGTCATCCTGCTCGGTGTCCGCCGCCGCTTCGACCGCAGCGTAGGCGGCCGTTGCCGCCGCAGTGGCACCGGCAAAGGACTGCATGGAGGGATAACGCGCCTTCAACCGCTCCACATCCGCACTGGCCGCCGCATCGGCGCTCAATGCGGCCTCTTCACGGGCGAAGCCGTCACGGTCTTCCAGCTCGGCGTGGACCTCCATCAACTTGAGGCGCAGGTCCGTACGTTGTGGCTCGTCCTTGAGTGCGTTGCGCAGCAGGTCGGCAGCCTGATTGAAGCGACCGTAGGCGATGTAGATATCCGCCTGGGCCAGCGTATCGGAGGCCATCACCGCGCCTTTCAGCGGGTCTTCGACAGCGGCGTCCAGCGGCCTGCTGGGCGTAACGTCGACCACATCGGCCGGTTCGAGCCGAATCACGTCCCGGGGCTTGCTACGCCTGGACCAGGCCAACAGGGCCAGCACCAGAAGCAGCAACGCACTGCCACCCAGACCGATCAGCCACCAGATATTGGACAGAAGCTTCCCGAACGGTCCCTCGCCTGCCGCACCAGCGCTTTCGCTCGACTCCAACTGCGCCTGCAGTGCAGCCAGTTGATCGTCCTTCAGTTGCATCAGGCGCTGGAGTTTATCCAGTTGCCCTTGCAAATCGTCCAGGCGCTCGCCCAGCTCGGTATTTTCGCGTTGTGTGGAGTCGAGCCGCTCCTGGGCCGTGGCCAATCGGTCGCGCAAGCCCTGAAGGCTCTCGTCGCCCGACTCGCCAGCCCCACCCGCCTTGCCCGCATCGGATGCGACCAGGCGCAGGTTATCGCCGGTGGCGACGCGGGCCGGGGCATTGCCAGCCTTGTTACGAGCAGTGGCATCCAACTGCCGCGCACCGCTGCGGCCTTGCTTCCAACTGGCATTCTGTTCGGCGACACGGGCAATCGCCTGCCGCTGCGGCAGGCTGGCGACCTGCTCGGCACTGGGCAGGCGCAAGACCGCGCCGGTCTTGAGCAGATTGATATTGCCGTTGATGAAGGCCCCAGGGTTGAGTTCCTGGATAGCCAGCATGGTCTGTTGCACGCTACCGCCACGGCGATTGCGGGCAGCGATTTCCCAGAGGGTATCTCGCGCCACCGTGCGGTACTGGCCCTGGGTGCTGGCCTTGGGCGCTGGCGCAGGCTCGGGGGCTTTTGCAGCCGTTGGCTCGCTGGCCGGCTTGGCCGTCAGCGGGGCACTGGCGAGGGGCAACTGCGGCGCAAGCGCAGCCGCCGCCTGGGGTTTGTAGAGCGGCGGGTCCAGCAACAGCGTGTACTCACGCAGCACACGCCCATTGGGCCACTGCACGTCGACCAGGAAGCTCACATAAGGCTCGCGAACGGGCTTGCTCGACGAGACCCGGATGACGCTCCGGCCATCGGCTTGCAGCACTGGCGTGAAGCTCAGTTCGGACAGGAAGGCCTGGCGGTCGACGCCAGCTTTCCGGAAGTCTTCGATGGAGGCCAGTTTCGATACGACTTCCGTCGCCGACAGCCCCTGCACATCGAGCAACTCGATCTCGGCGGTCAATGGCTGGTTGAGGGCCGACTTCAGCTCGACCTTGCCCAGTTCCAGGGCGAACGCCGTGTGCGAGGTCAATGCTGTCGCCGCGGCAATTGCCAGCACCAGATTGCGAACCCTAGCCATCGTTTGACTCCTTGTTTTTCCCGCCGGAGCCACGGCAGCGCGCATGACGCTGCCGGAACCAGTTGGAACGCTTCTTCGAATAGTCCGCAAGTATCTTTTACAGATAGTGTTTTATCAATAACTCAGCCGATTCCAGGGCATTGGAAACCGTACCTTTCTTCAGGCCATCAGCGACCAGCCACAGGTCGATCGAACAAGGGTCGTGGGCGACCGCACGCAAGCGGCCCACACTGATACGCGCCTGCCCGACGGCGTCCTCGACCACGCCCGGCGTGTTTTCCTCGGTGATCAAGTCGATGTCGTCCGCCCCGGCAAGGCTGTTTTCGATTGCAGCCATGTCCACCGGACGGGAGCCGATCAGCGACAGGCTGATGCCTTCGCCGAAGAACACTGGCGTCTGGATACAGGCAACCGATACCGGCAACCCAGGCTGGCCCAGCAGCGCCAGCAACTCGGCGTGGATACGCTGCTCGAATCCATGCTCATCACTGGCGAAGACGTTGAACGCAACCTGGCGTCCGAACAGGCGCGGCTCCAGCGGTCGTGCGTTCAGCAGCTCGGCGGTCTGCCGGGCCAGTTCCCTGACACCGGCATTGCCATGGGCCGATACCGGCAGGCATACGGACGCCACGATACGTTGCAGGTCGAGCAGGTGCCGTATCGGCGCCAGGGCGCCCAGCAGCGTCACCACACTCGACGCCGGTGTGGCGACCTGGCGGGCCAGCGCCTCGGGCGCACTCCAGCCAGGCACCAGCAAGGGTAGAGACTGCTGCCCGGACAGGTCGACCAGCAATCGCTCCGACGCCTGCACACGCTGGAAAATCGCCTCGCTCCCTTGCACGAAAAAGACCAGCGCCACCTTGGCGAAGTCGAAATCCTCGACCTCACGCACGCGCAGATTGCGTCCACGGAATGTCAACGAATGCCCAAGCGCTTCGGCACTGCCAAGCAGGTGCAACTCTCCGACGGGCAATGCGCACTCGTCCAATTGCTCGACGAGCGCTTCACCGACCAGGCCGGAGGCTCCCACGATGGCGATATCGACAGGCTGGGACATGCTTTTTCCTCGGAACGAAAAATAGAAAAAGCGCCACGACGATGCGGGCGCTTGGAAAGTGTGGCCACGCGCAAGCGCGTACAGCGCCTGCGGTGCGGCAGGTCAGCGTTCGAGCAGGATGCGCAGCATGCGCCGCAGCGGCTCGGCGGCCCCCCACAGCAACTGGTCGCCAACGGTGAACGCACCGAGGAAGTGCGAGCCCATGTTGAGCTTGCGCAGACGGCCCACTGGCACGTTGAGCGTACCGGTGATGGCAGCCGGACTCAGCTCGCGCATGCTGTCGTCGCGGTGGTTCGGCACCAGCCTGACCCAGGGATTGTGCTGACTGATCAGGCCTTCGATATCGGCAATCGGCACATCCTTGTTCAGCTTGATGGTCAGCGCCTGGCTGTGGCAGCGCATGGCACCGACTCGCACGCAGATACCGTCGACCGGGATCGGGCTCTTGAAGCGACCGAGGATCTTGTTGGTCTCGGCCTGAGCCTTCCACTCTTCACGGCTCTGCCCGTTGGGCAGTTCCTTGTCGATGTAGGGGATCAGGCTACCGGCCAGCGGCACGCCGAAGTTGTCCACCGGGAACGACTCGTCGCGCTGGGTCTGGGCGACCTTGCGGTCGATCTCGAGGATGGCGCTGGCCGGGTTGGCCAGGTCATCGGCGACCGACTGGTGGATGGTGCCCATCTGGCGGATCAGCTCACGCATGTTCTGCGCACCGGCGCCCGAAGCGGCCTGGTAGGTCATGGCGCTCATCCACTCCACCAGCCCGGCTTCGAACAGCCCGCCCAGCCCCATCAGCATCAGGCTGACGGTGCAGTTGCCGCCGATGTAATTGCGGGTGCCGGCATCCAGTTGCTGGTCGATGACCTTGCGGTTCACCGGATCCAGCACGATCACCGCGTCGTCCTGCATGCGCAGGCTGGAGGCGGCGTCGATCCAGTAACCGTTCCAGCCAGCCTCGCGCAGCTTGGGGAAGACTTCGTTGGTGTAGTCACCGCCCTGGCAGGTCAGGATCACGTCCAGGCCTTTCAGCTCTTCGATGCTGTAGGCATCCTTCAGTGCAGCCGTTTCCTTGCCAATGTCCGGGCCCTGGCCGCCGACGTTGGAGGTGGTGAAAAACACGGGCTCGATCAGGTCGAAGTCCCGCTCTTCCAGCATCCGCTGCATGAGCACGGAACCGACCATTCCGCGCCAACCGATCAGACCTACACGTTTCATCGCAACTACACCTATATGCAAGTGACCCGCCGAGTGAAATGACGGGCCAAGAGATTACAACTTCGCGAGCGCTTCGACCACCGCGTCGCCCATCTGCGCAGTCCCGACGCGCGTCTGGCCTTCGGACCAGATGTCGCCAGTGCGCAGGCCCTGGTCCAGTACATCGCTGACGGCGCGTTCGATGGCGTCAGCCGCGGCAACCTGGCCGAAGCTGTAGCGCAGCATCATGGACACCGAGAGGATGGTCGCCAGCGGGTTGGCAATACCTTTGCCCGCAATATCCGGAGCCGAACCATGGCAAGGCTCGTACATGCCCTTGTTATCGCTGTCCAGCGAGGCGGACGGCAGCATGCCGATGGAACCGGTGAGCATCGAGGCTTCATCGGAGAGGATGTCGCCGAACATGTTGTCGGTGACGATCACGTCGAACTGCTTCGGCGCACGCACCAGTTGCATGGCCGCGTTGTCGACATACATGTGCGACAGCTCGACGTCCGGGTAATCCTTGCCGACCTCTTCCACCACCGCACGCCACAACTGGCTGGAGGCCAGCACATTGGCCTTGTCCACCGAGCACAGTTTCTTGTCGCGCACGCGCGCCATGTCGAAACCGACCTTGGCGATGCGGCGGATTTCGCTCTCGCTGTACGGTAGCGTGTCGTAAGCCATGCGCTCGCCGTTCTCCAGCAGCTTGCTCTCGCGCGGCTGGCCGAAATAGATGCCGCCGGTCAGCTCACGCACGATGAGGATGTCCAGCCCGGCGACCACTTCCGGCTTGAGGCTGGAG is part of the Pseudomonas sp. ABC1 genome and encodes:
- a CDS encoding FimV family protein → MARVRNLVLAIAAATALTSHTAFALELGKVELKSALNQPLTAEIELLDVQGLSATEVVSKLASIEDFRKAGVDRQAFLSELSFTPVLQADGRSVIRVSSSKPVREPYVSFLVDVQWPNGRVLREYTLLLDPPLYKPQAAAALAPQLPLASAPLTAKPASEPTAAKAPEPAPAPKASTQGQYRTVARDTLWEIAARNRRGGSVQQTMLAIQELNPGAFINGNINLLKTGAVLRLPSAEQVASLPQRQAIARVAEQNASWKQGRSGARQLDATARNKAGNAPARVATGDNLRLVASDAGKAGGAGESGDESLQGLRDRLATAQERLDSTQRENTELGERLDDLQGQLDKLQRLMQLKDDQLAALQAQLESSESAGAAGEGPFGKLLSNIWWLIGLGGSALLLLVLALLAWSRRSKPRDVIRLEPADVVDVTPSRPLDAAVEDPLKGAVMASDTLAQADIYIAYGRFNQAADLLRNALKDEPQRTDLRLKLMEVHAELEDRDGFAREEAALSADAAASADVERLKARYPSMQSFAGATAAATAAYAAVEAAADTEQDDFGIDSLDDAFDLSMDELEFDAEQPADTQAADEDEDEDDLSLDEPSADTGFDLDAESHDERAPTDVAPEADFSTDTLPTEPEEHAEPDLKAFDLNDSDAADLPEAFDLSLESDADEPVNELDPSSLSASLGEVDADLQELIADTAKPASDDLSEEFDFLADTDEITTKLDLARAYIDMGDADGARDILEEVIGEGNPTQQQEARDMLGGLS
- a CDS encoding aspartate-semialdehyde dehydrogenase, which codes for MSQPVDIAIVGASGLVGEALVEQLDECALPVGELHLLGSAEALGHSLTFRGRNLRVREVEDFDFAKVALVFFVQGSEAIFQRVQASERLLVDLSGQQSLPLLVPGWSAPEALARQVATPASSVVTLLGALAPIRHLLDLQRIVASVCLPVSAHGNAGVRELARQTAELLNARPLEPRLFGRQVAFNVFASDEHGFEQRIHAELLALLGQPGLPVSVACIQTPVFFGEGISLSLIGSRPVDMAAIENSLAGADDIDLITEENTPGVVEDAVGQARISVGRLRAVAHDPCSIDLWLVADGLKKGTVSNALESAELLIKHYL
- the asd gene encoding aspartate-semialdehyde dehydrogenase, encoding MKRVGLIGWRGMVGSVLMQRMLEERDFDLIEPVFFTTSNVGGQGPDIGKETAALKDAYSIEELKGLDVILTCQGGDYTNEVFPKLREAGWNGYWIDAASSLRMQDDAVIVLDPVNRKVIDQQLDAGTRNYIGGNCTVSLMLMGLGGLFEAGLVEWMSAMTYQAASGAGAQNMRELIRQMGTIHQSVADDLANPASAILEIDRKVAQTQRDESFPVDNFGVPLAGSLIPYIDKELPNGQSREEWKAQAETNKILGRFKSPIPVDGICVRVGAMRCHSQALTIKLNKDVPIADIEGLISQHNPWVRLVPNHRDDSMRELSPAAITGTLNVPVGRLRKLNMGSHFLGAFTVGDQLLWGAAEPLRRMLRILLER
- the leuB gene encoding 3-isopropylmalate dehydrogenase codes for the protein MSKQILILSGDGIGPEIVAEAVKVLKLANDKFALDFELSFDDLGGAAIDRYGVPLADETLDRARAADAVLLGAVGGPKWDTIDPAIRPERGLLKIRSQLGLFGNLRPAILYPQLASASSLKPEVVAGLDILIVRELTGGIYFGQPRESKLLENGERMAYDTLPYSESEIRRIAKVGFDMARVRDKKLCSVDKANVLASSQLWRAVVEEVGKDYPDVELSHMYVDNAAMQLVRAPKQFDVIVTDNMFGDILSDEASMLTGSIGMLPSASLDSDNKGMYEPCHGSAPDIAGKGIANPLATILSVSMMLRYSFGQVAAADAIERAVSDVLDQGLRTGDIWSEGQTRVGTAQMGDAVVEALAKL